A stretch of Vibrio maritimus DNA encodes these proteins:
- a CDS encoding SDR family NAD(P)-dependent oxidoreductase, whose translation MHKIALVTGAYQGIGLATSEMLMEQGFHVIMADIQSCGALANDFRHKGYMASHVKIDLAMSSMFPAIANKIHEEFGRLDVLVNNASILTDFGKHPSLIDEDTYRRVIEVNQIGPFLLTRALTPLLKKSNSARVVNVSSQAAQLSQLSDMHSPWRDDICAAYQSSKIGVNANTVLFAKELEPFGIKVNSYCPGWVDSGMNLEELPEYGESVKLKTPREGADTAIWLATLAEDGPTAGFFTEREAISW comes from the coding sequence ATGCACAAAATTGCTCTCGTTACTGGTGCATATCAAGGCATCGGTTTAGCCACATCAGAAATGCTTATGGAACAAGGATTCCATGTCATCATGGCCGATATTCAATCTTGCGGCGCACTAGCCAATGACTTCCGTCATAAAGGCTATATGGCGTCACACGTTAAAATTGATCTCGCCATGTCATCGATGTTTCCAGCCATCGCCAATAAAATCCACGAAGAGTTTGGTCGCCTGGATGTTTTGGTCAACAACGCTTCTATCCTAACCGATTTCGGTAAGCATCCATCTCTGATCGATGAAGACACCTATCGACGCGTGATTGAAGTCAACCAGATCGGTCCCTTCTTGCTGACACGAGCACTGACGCCGCTGCTCAAGAAGTCGAACAGTGCTAGGGTGGTTAATGTTTCCAGTCAAGCAGCCCAACTGTCGCAGTTGTCCGACATGCATTCCCCTTGGCGAGATGACATCTGCGCTGCGTATCAATCGTCCAAGATTGGTGTCAACGCCAACACAGTTCTGTTCGCTAAAGAGCTAGAGCCTTTTGGAATTAAAGTGAACTCTTACTGCCCAGGCTGGGTTGATTCGGGGATGAATCTAGAAGAGCTCCCTGAGTACGGAGAGAGCGTCAAACTGAAAACACCGCGGGAAGGCGCTGATACCGCGATTTGGCTAGCAACACTGGCTGAGGATGGCCCTACGGCTGGTTTCTTCACCGAGCGCGAGGCGATAAGCTGGTGA
- a CDS encoding Slp family lipoprotein: MRVYIWILVALLVGCSSGPDEIKVADEKLLVSYQDARKDATPFKGQPARWGGVVAKLTNPSANSSELQISHFELDSKGRPDETRQGSSRFVVKVDRFLDPKIFMLGKPMTFVGTIEGQTEIKVGEQTLSVPVLKASNYYLWTEDKRIKTYYVGDPFYNYYYDRYYYWDYVDEADLIEHYDAYDAYDAYDAYDYGDF, from the coding sequence ATGCGAGTGTACATATGGATTTTAGTCGCCTTGCTGGTGGGGTGTAGCAGTGGACCAGATGAGATTAAAGTGGCGGATGAAAAGCTGCTTGTTAGCTACCAAGACGCTCGTAAAGACGCGACACCTTTCAAGGGTCAACCCGCTCGTTGGGGTGGTGTGGTGGCTAAGCTCACCAATCCTTCAGCGAATAGTAGTGAGCTGCAGATCAGCCATTTTGAGTTGGACTCTAAAGGAAGGCCAGATGAGACACGTCAAGGTAGCAGTCGCTTTGTGGTCAAAGTAGATCGCTTTTTGGACCCAAAAATCTTTATGTTAGGCAAACCGATGACGTTTGTTGGCACTATTGAGGGGCAAACTGAGATAAAAGTGGGTGAGCAGACCCTATCTGTCCCTGTGCTCAAAGCATCAAATTATTACCTTTGGACAGAAGATAAGCGCATCAAAACCTACTATGTCGGCGACCCGTTCTATAACTACTACTATGACAGATATTATTATTGGGATTACGTCGATGAAGCGGATCTCATCGAGCATTATGACGCCTATGATGCTTACGACGCTTATGATGCCTACGACTATGGCGATTTTTAG
- a CDS encoding Na/Pi symporter, with amino-acid sequence MNQATTATTPMSTTTRWLRWANLAFMLYLLLLAVSMVGSGFKMATGEHAKVLFEFASHPVAGLMIGLVATALIQSSSTVTSIIVGLVAGGLPVTTAIPMIMGANIGTTVTNTLVSLGHVRCNTEFKRAFASATIHDFFNLLAVAIFLPLEMMFGVLDKISSWLVSPMMATGDVSMGGLNFIKPITKPVVSAIQEPLSAFGSVTGGVLLIVLGIATIFVAITVMGKLMKSLMVGRAREILKNAIGRGPIHGIVSGSIVTVLVQSSSTTTSLMVPLVGTGALKVRDVYPFTLGANIGTCITGLLAATAVSGEYAVFALQIALVHLVFNIMATVFIFGIPFLRELPVKGADYISDMAIKNKAVVAGYLVSIFVVIPGSILALTA; translated from the coding sequence ATGAACCAAGCAACTACAGCGACGACTCCTATGTCGACTACGACGCGTTGGCTGCGCTGGGCTAACTTGGCATTCATGCTTTACTTATTGCTACTTGCTGTTTCGATGGTAGGTAGTGGCTTCAAAATGGCGACTGGCGAGCACGCAAAAGTGCTGTTCGAGTTTGCTTCTCACCCAGTTGCAGGTTTGATGATCGGTTTGGTTGCTACGGCACTTATCCAATCTTCTAGTACCGTTACTTCTATTATTGTTGGTCTGGTAGCCGGTGGCTTGCCTGTCACGACAGCAATCCCAATGATCATGGGTGCTAACATTGGTACAACCGTAACCAATACCTTAGTAAGCCTTGGTCACGTTCGTTGCAATACAGAATTTAAACGCGCTTTTGCAAGTGCAACGATTCACGACTTCTTCAACCTACTAGCAGTGGCTATCTTCCTACCGCTGGAAATGATGTTCGGCGTGTTGGATAAGATCTCTAGCTGGTTAGTCTCACCTATGATGGCAACTGGTGATGTAAGTATGGGTGGTCTTAACTTCATCAAACCAATCACCAAGCCAGTAGTGAGCGCGATCCAAGAGCCGCTAAGCGCATTTGGTAGCGTCACAGGTGGTGTACTACTCATCGTTCTGGGTATCGCAACTATCTTCGTCGCTATCACTGTAATGGGAAAACTGATGAAGAGCCTAATGGTTGGCCGTGCTCGCGAGATTCTAAAGAACGCAATTGGTCGTGGTCCAATTCACGGTATCGTATCTGGCTCAATCGTTACTGTACTGGTTCAGTCTTCATCAACGACAACAAGCTTGATGGTACCGCTAGTAGGTACAGGTGCTCTAAAGGTTCGTGATGTATACCCATTCACACTAGGTGCGAACATAGGTACATGTATCACGGGTCTACTTGCTGCGACGGCGGTATCTGGTGAATACGCTGTATTTGCGCTACAGATTGCCCTCGTACACCTAGTGTTCAACATTATGGCAACGGTGTTCATCTTTGGTATTCCGTTCTTACGTGAGCTTCCAGTGAAAGGTGCGGACTACATCTCAGATATGGCCATTAAAAACAAAGCGGTGGTTGCTGGTTACCTAGTCTCTATCTTCGTAGTGATTCCTGGTTCCATCCTCGCGCTAACAGCCTAA
- the nhaR gene encoding transcriptional activator NhaR, which yields MSHLNYNHLYYFWMVCKQGSVTKAADALFLTPQTVTGQIKALEERMDGKLTKRNGRSVEPTELGQLVYKYADRMFGLSYEMLDIVNYSQRSNLLFDVGVADALSKRLVSKILMTTIPEDNNIHLRCFESTHEMLLEQLAQHKLDMILSDCPVDSSQSPGLFSKKLGESRMSFFTSGHMNNVRFPEVLEQTRLLIPGSRTSMGRKVLQWFDQQGIQPNILGEFDDVALMKAFSMYKDDVIFLAPSIYMSEIKDQRHLQLIGDIEDIKEEYYVIFAERMIQHPAVKSVCEADFTDLLAF from the coding sequence ATGTCTCACCTTAACTATAATCATTTGTACTACTTCTGGATGGTGTGCAAACAAGGTTCGGTCACCAAAGCGGCAGACGCTCTGTTTTTAACCCCTCAAACGGTCACGGGGCAAATCAAAGCACTGGAAGAGCGCATGGATGGCAAGCTAACCAAGCGAAACGGGCGTAGTGTTGAACCTACAGAACTAGGTCAGCTGGTGTATAAGTATGCCGATCGTATGTTTGGCCTAAGTTATGAGATGCTCGACATCGTTAATTACAGTCAGCGCTCAAATTTACTGTTTGATGTCGGCGTTGCTGACGCGTTATCAAAACGCTTGGTGAGTAAGATTTTGATGACGACAATACCAGAAGACAACAATATTCATCTTCGCTGTTTTGAATCGACGCACGAGATGTTGTTAGAACAACTCGCTCAGCACAAGTTGGATATGATCCTGTCGGATTGTCCAGTTGATTCAAGTCAGAGTCCGGGGCTATTCAGCAAGAAGTTAGGGGAGAGTCGTATGAGCTTCTTTACTTCAGGACACATGAACAATGTTCGCTTTCCAGAAGTATTAGAGCAGACTCGCCTTCTTATCCCAGGTAGTCGTACCTCAATGGGACGAAAAGTGCTTCAATGGTTTGATCAACAGGGGATTCAACCTAACATTCTAGGCGAGTTTGATGATGTTGCTCTGATGAAGGCTTTCTCTATGTATAAAGATGACGTGATTTTCCTAGCGCCGAGTATCTACATGTCGGAAATTAAAGATCAGCGACATTTGCAGCTTATCGGCGACATAGAAGATATCAAAGAAGAGTACTACGTCATTTTTGCGGAGCGTATGATTCAACACCCTGCGGTGAAGAGTGTATGCGAAGCGGATTTTACTGACTTACTTGCGTTCTGA
- a CDS encoding ArsR/SmtB family transcription factor, with the protein MNLQDMEKNSAQAVVLLKAMANERRLQILCMLHNTELSVGELCSRLELSQSALSQHLAWLRRDGLVSTRKEAQTVYYTLSSGEVRQLIETLHGMYCSDH; encoded by the coding sequence ATGAACTTGCAGGATATGGAGAAAAACTCAGCACAAGCGGTTGTACTCTTGAAAGCGATGGCTAATGAGAGGCGCCTGCAAATTCTGTGTATGCTACATAATACTGAGCTGTCTGTCGGTGAACTGTGTTCTCGTCTAGAGCTAAGTCAGTCTGCATTATCTCAACACTTAGCTTGGCTTCGTCGAGATGGCCTAGTGTCCACCCGAAAAGAAGCTCAAACGGTGTATTACACACTAAGCAGTGGTGAAGTACGTCAATTAATTGAAACACTACACGGTATGTATTGCAGTGATCACTAG
- the rpsT gene encoding 30S ribosomal protein S20 has product MANSKSAKKRAIQAEKRRQHNASRRSMMRTYMKKTIAAIEAGDKEAATSAFAEVTPILDRMATKGLIHKNKAARHKARFSAAIKAL; this is encoded by the coding sequence TTGGCAAACAGTAAATCTGCTAAGAAGCGCGCTATCCAAGCTGAGAAACGTCGCCAGCACAACGCTAGCCGTCGTTCTATGATGCGCACTTACATGAAGAAAACAATCGCAGCTATCGAAGCTGGCGACAAAGAAGCAGCAACTTCAGCATTTGCAGAAGTTACTCCAATCCTTGACCGCATGGCGACTAAAGGCCTTATTCATAAGAATAAAGCTGCTCGTCACAAGGCACGCTTCTCAGCTGCAATCAAAGCTCTATAA
- the murJ gene encoding murein biosynthesis integral membrane protein MurJ, producing MSKRLLKSGMIVSAMTLVSRVLGLVRDVVVANLMGAGASADVFFFANKIPNFLRRLFAEGAFSQAFVPVLTEYHASGDKDKTRELIAKASGTLGVIVTIVTLLGILGSSVVTALFGFGWFLDWLNDGPAAPKFELASLMLKITFPYLWFITFVALSGAILNTLGKFAVSSFTPVFLNVMIIASAWFISPNLAQPEIGLAIGVFLGGFVQFAFQIPFLIKEGVLVKPKWGWRDPGVTKIRTLMIPALFGVSVSQINLLFDTFIASFLATGSISWLYYSDRLLEFPLGLFGIAIATVILPALSRKHVDAHSEGFAHTMDWGVRMVILLGLPAMLGLMVLAKPMLMVLFMRGEFTPHDVEQASLSLLAYASGLLNFMLIKVLAPGYYSRQDTKTPVKYGIIAMASNMVFNAIFAYYYGYVGLAMATALSAFINMALLYRGLHRQNVYRITKKTIGFVIRLVVAVAAMVAVLQWQLQDMQQWLSWGLSERILTLTVLIALGGVTYLVALLILGIRPKDVKAATD from the coding sequence GTGAGTAAACGCCTTCTTAAGTCAGGCATGATAGTGAGTGCCATGACGCTGGTGTCTCGAGTATTGGGACTGGTTCGTGATGTGGTGGTGGCGAATCTAATGGGGGCAGGGGCAAGCGCTGATGTCTTCTTCTTTGCCAATAAAATCCCCAACTTTCTTAGACGCCTTTTTGCAGAAGGCGCATTCTCTCAGGCATTTGTGCCGGTACTTACTGAATATCATGCCTCGGGTGATAAAGACAAAACTCGAGAGTTAATCGCCAAAGCCTCAGGGACGCTTGGCGTCATTGTTACCATAGTTACCTTGCTGGGTATTCTTGGCTCGAGTGTCGTGACGGCACTGTTTGGCTTTGGTTGGTTTCTTGATTGGCTCAACGATGGACCCGCAGCACCCAAGTTTGAACTCGCCAGTTTGATGCTCAAGATCACTTTCCCTTATCTTTGGTTCATCACCTTTGTCGCCTTGTCTGGGGCGATTCTCAATACCTTAGGTAAGTTTGCGGTTTCCTCTTTTACCCCTGTTTTTCTTAACGTGATGATCATTGCCAGTGCGTGGTTCATTTCACCTAACCTTGCTCAACCCGAGATTGGTTTAGCGATAGGGGTATTCTTAGGCGGCTTTGTCCAATTTGCGTTTCAAATTCCCTTCCTTATAAAAGAGGGGGTACTCGTTAAACCTAAATGGGGTTGGCGCGATCCCGGTGTAACTAAGATCCGCACCTTGATGATCCCTGCATTGTTCGGTGTATCGGTTAGCCAAATTAACTTGCTATTCGATACCTTCATTGCCAGTTTTCTTGCGACGGGCTCTATCAGTTGGCTCTATTACTCAGATCGCCTATTAGAGTTTCCGCTTGGTCTGTTTGGTATCGCTATTGCGACGGTGATTTTGCCTGCCCTGTCTCGTAAGCACGTGGATGCGCACAGCGAAGGCTTTGCCCATACCATGGATTGGGGGGTGCGTATGGTGATCCTACTCGGATTGCCTGCCATGTTAGGTTTGATGGTGCTCGCTAAGCCAATGTTGATGGTGTTGTTTATGCGCGGTGAGTTTACGCCTCACGATGTTGAGCAAGCGTCTTTGTCTCTCTTAGCTTATGCATCCGGCTTGCTTAACTTTATGCTGATCAAGGTGCTAGCTCCGGGCTATTACTCACGTCAAGACACAAAGACACCAGTGAAATATGGCATTATTGCTATGGCGTCCAACATGGTCTTCAATGCTATCTTTGCTTACTACTACGGGTATGTGGGTCTGGCGATGGCAACGGCCCTGTCTGCCTTCATTAACATGGCACTACTCTATCGTGGTCTTCACCGTCAAAATGTTTACCGTATAACCAAGAAAACCATTGGCTTTGTTATTCGTCTAGTGGTTGCGGTTGCAGCCATGGTGGCGGTCTTGCAGTGGCAGCTACAAGACATGCAGCAATGGCTAAGCTGGGGCTTATCAGAACGTATTTTGACCCTGACGGTTCTTATCGCTCTCGGTGGCGTCACTTACTTAGTTGCACTGCTTATCTTGGGAATTCGTCCTAAAGACGTAAAAGCAGCGACAGATTAA
- the ribF gene encoding bifunctional riboflavin kinase/FAD synthetase: MELIRGIHNLKNQHHGCVLTIGNFDGVHLGHQRVLNQVKQKASQLGLPAVVMTFEPQPMELFAKDKAPARLTRLRDKYELLEKMELDRLLCVNFNQRFASLTAESFIRDLLVGKLGVKFLVIGDDFRFGKGREGNFEMLQKAGEEFGFEVVNTASFRVEETRVSSTAIRQALANDELDASAEMLGRHYTLSGRVAHGQKLARGFGFPTANISLKRYVVPVRGVYAVQVFGVDDKPLPGIANVGKKPTVAGTTPDLEVHIFDYEGNLYGQQIEVALLHKIRDEKKFESLELLKQQIELDADVARVWLRQFKG; this comes from the coding sequence ATGGAACTCATTCGAGGCATACATAACCTTAAAAATCAGCACCATGGCTGCGTTTTAACCATCGGCAATTTTGATGGTGTTCACCTCGGACATCAGCGTGTACTGAATCAAGTTAAGCAGAAAGCATCGCAACTGGGTTTACCTGCGGTTGTCATGACATTTGAGCCTCAGCCTATGGAGCTGTTTGCCAAAGACAAAGCGCCAGCGCGTTTGACTCGGTTGCGTGATAAGTACGAGCTGCTTGAGAAAATGGAACTGGACCGCCTATTGTGTGTGAATTTTAATCAGCGATTTGCCAGCTTAACGGCGGAGTCTTTTATTCGAGACTTGTTGGTGGGTAAATTGGGTGTTAAGTTCCTTGTCATCGGCGATGACTTCCGCTTTGGTAAAGGGCGTGAAGGCAATTTCGAGATGCTTCAAAAAGCGGGCGAAGAGTTCGGTTTTGAGGTGGTGAATACGGCAAGTTTTCGTGTTGAAGAGACTCGAGTCAGTTCAACGGCCATTCGTCAGGCTCTTGCCAATGACGAGCTCGATGCAAGCGCAGAAATGTTGGGGCGTCACTATACTTTGTCCGGGCGTGTTGCCCATGGTCAAAAGCTAGCGCGTGGCTTTGGGTTTCCAACCGCCAATATTTCACTTAAGCGTTATGTCGTTCCTGTCCGCGGCGTTTATGCGGTGCAGGTGTTTGGTGTTGATGATAAGCCGCTACCGGGCATTGCCAATGTAGGTAAAAAGCCAACGGTTGCGGGGACAACGCCAGATCTTGAAGTGCATATCTTTGATTACGAGGGCAACCTCTATGGTCAACAAATTGAAGTGGCACTGCTTCATAAAATCCGTGATGAGAAAAAGTTCGAGTCATTGGAGCTGCTTAAGCAGCAAATAGAATTGGATGCTGATGTAGCAAGGGTGTGGCTACGTCAGTTTAAGGGTTAG
- the ileS gene encoding isoleucine--tRNA ligase, with translation MSEYKDTLNLPETGFPMRGNLANREPEMLKRWYKEDLYGEIRKAKKGKKSFVLHDGPPYANGDIHIGHALNKILKDIIIKSKTLSGFDAPYIPGWDCHGLPIELMVEKKVGKPGQKVTAAEFREKCRQYAAGQVEGQKESFKRLGILGEWDKPYRTMDFATEANIIRALGKIADNGHLLKGFKPVHWCTDCGSALAEAEVEYKDKVSPSIDVRFKAADEAALVSKFALSEGHEGQGDISIVIWTTTPWTLPANRAVCLRDDLEYVLIQTEGDNPERIIVASELAKDVMDRAGIEHFHNLGFAKGADLELSQFNHPFYDFTVPAILGDHVTTESGTGVVHTAPGHGQEDFAVGQKYDLEVANPVGSNGVYLPDTELFAGQHVFKANDAVVEVLKEKGALLHHHAYEHSYPHCWRHKTPIIFRATPQWFVSMDQAGLRAKALESIKGVEWMPEWGQSRIEGMIEGRPEWCISRQRTWGVPIALFVHKETAELHPNSLELIEKVAQLVEEKGIQAWWDVEIADLLGDDAEQYEKVLDTLDVWFDSGVTHYSVVDSREEFNGNSADLYLEGSDQHRGWFQSSLISSIAMKDEAPYKQVLTHGFVVDGHGRKMSKSIGNVVAPKDVTNKLGADILRLWVASTDYTGEVAVSDEILKRSADAYRRIRNTARFFLANLNGFNPETDLVPAEEMVALDRWAVGRALAAQEEIVKAYEEYNTHGVTQRLMQFCSIEMGSFYLDVIKDRQYTAKLGGHAQRSCQTALYYIVEALVRWMAPIMSFTADEIWNEMPGKREKFVFAGEWFEGLFGLAEGEELNNEFWAEIQTVRDAVNKQLEAARSEKTIGGALQAEITLFADDALTAKLSKLEDELRFVLLTSAAAVKPMSEKTDAAKATDLEGLFVEVAATENEKCDRCWHHTPDVGTIAGHEKICGRCVSNVDGEGEVRKFA, from the coding sequence ATGAGTGAGTATAAAGATACCCTGAACCTACCTGAAACAGGGTTTCCAATGCGCGGCAACCTGGCCAATCGTGAGCCAGAAATGCTTAAGCGTTGGTACAAAGAAGATCTTTACGGTGAGATCCGTAAAGCTAAAAAAGGCAAAAAATCCTTCGTGCTACACGATGGCCCTCCATATGCGAATGGTGACATTCACATTGGTCACGCTCTAAACAAGATTCTTAAAGACATTATTATTAAATCCAAAACACTTTCAGGTTTTGACGCACCATATATTCCAGGTTGGGATTGCCACGGTCTGCCTATCGAACTAATGGTAGAGAAGAAAGTGGGTAAGCCAGGTCAAAAAGTGACTGCGGCTGAATTCCGTGAGAAATGTCGCCAATACGCGGCAGGCCAGGTTGAAGGTCAAAAAGAGAGCTTCAAGCGTCTAGGTATTCTTGGTGAGTGGGACAAGCCTTACCGCACTATGGACTTTGCAACTGAAGCAAACATCATTCGTGCTCTAGGTAAGATTGCTGATAACGGCCACCTACTAAAAGGCTTCAAGCCAGTTCACTGGTGTACAGACTGTGGTTCTGCACTTGCTGAAGCTGAAGTAGAGTACAAAGATAAAGTGTCACCTTCTATCGATGTACGCTTTAAAGCGGCAGACGAAGCTGCGCTAGTGTCTAAGTTCGCACTAAGCGAAGGTCATGAAGGTCAGGGTGACATCTCAATTGTTATCTGGACGACCACACCATGGACGTTGCCAGCTAACCGTGCGGTATGTCTACGTGACGATCTTGAGTACGTACTTATCCAAACTGAGGGTGACAACCCTGAGCGTATTATCGTGGCTTCTGAGCTTGCGAAAGACGTGATGGATCGTGCGGGTATCGAGCACTTCCACAACCTTGGTTTTGCGAAAGGTGCGGATCTAGAGCTTTCTCAGTTTAACCACCCATTCTACGATTTCACTGTTCCGGCGATCCTGGGCGATCACGTAACGACTGAATCAGGTACCGGTGTGGTTCACACAGCACCAGGTCACGGTCAAGAAGACTTCGCGGTTGGTCAAAAATACGATCTAGAAGTGGCGAACCCAGTAGGCTCAAACGGCGTTTACTTGCCAGACACTGAGCTATTTGCCGGTCAACACGTGTTTAAAGCGAACGATGCGGTTGTAGAAGTACTAAAAGAAAAAGGTGCACTACTTCATCATCACGCATACGAGCATAGCTACCCACACTGCTGGCGCCATAAGACGCCAATCATCTTCCGTGCAACACCTCAGTGGTTCGTATCTATGGACCAAGCGGGTCTACGTGCAAAAGCACTAGAGTCAATCAAGGGTGTTGAGTGGATGCCTGAATGGGGTCAAAGCCGTATCGAAGGCATGATTGAGGGTCGTCCTGAGTGGTGTATCTCTCGTCAGCGTACTTGGGGTGTGCCAATCGCTCTATTCGTTCACAAAGAGACCGCAGAACTTCATCCAAACTCGCTAGAGCTGATTGAAAAAGTCGCTCAGCTAGTGGAAGAGAAAGGCATCCAAGCTTGGTGGGACGTAGAGATTGCAGACCTACTTGGCGATGACGCTGAGCAGTACGAGAAAGTTTTGGATACACTCGACGTTTGGTTCGATTCTGGTGTGACACACTACTCGGTTGTAGATTCTCGTGAAGAGTTCAATGGCAACAGTGCAGACCTATACCTAGAAGGTTCTGACCAACACCGTGGTTGGTTCCAGTCTTCGCTGATTTCATCTATCGCGATGAAAGACGAAGCGCCATACAAGCAAGTGCTAACGCACGGCTTCGTGGTGGATGGTCACGGCCGTAAGATGTCTAAGTCAATCGGTAACGTAGTTGCGCCAAAAGATGTGACTAACAAGCTAGGTGCAGACATCCTGCGTCTATGGGTTGCATCGACTGACTACACGGGTGAAGTTGCAGTTTCTGATGAAATCCTAAAACGCTCAGCAGATGCTTACCGTCGTATCCGTAACACGGCTCGCTTCTTCCTAGCAAACCTAAACGGTTTCAACCCAGAAACTGACCTAGTACCAGCAGAAGAGATGGTGGCACTGGATCGCTGGGCAGTTGGTCGCGCGCTAGCGGCTCAAGAAGAGATCGTAAAAGCATACGAAGAGTACAACACGCACGGCGTGACTCAGCGTCTAATGCAGTTCTGCTCTATCGAAATGGGCTCGTTCTACCTAGACGTGATTAAAGACCGTCAGTACACAGCGAAACTGGGCGGCCACGCACAGCGCAGCTGTCAGACAGCGCTTTACTACATCGTTGAAGCACTTGTTCGTTGGATGGCACCTATCATGTCGTTCACTGCTGATGAAATCTGGAACGAAATGCCAGGCAAGCGTGAGAAGTTTGTGTTCGCTGGCGAGTGGTTCGAAGGTTTGTTCGGTCTTGCTGAAGGCGAAGAGCTAAACAACGAATTCTGGGCTGAAATCCAAACGGTTCGTGATGCAGTAAACAAGCAGCTTGAAGCGGCGCGTAGCGAGAAAACCATCGGTGGTGCACTGCAGGCTGAAATCACACTGTTTGCTGATGATGCGCTAACTGCGAAGCTAAGCAAACTAGAAGACGAGCTACGTTTTGTATTGCTAACGTCTGCAGCAGCGGTCAAGCCAATGTCTGAGAAGACAGATGCAGCGAAAGCGACAGATCTAGAAGGTCTATTCGTTGAAGTAGCAGCTACTGAAAACGAGAAGTGTGACCGTTGTTGGCACCACACTCCTGACGTAGGTACTATCGCGGGTCACGAGAAGATTTGTGGTCGCTGCGTATCGAACGTAGACGGTGAAGGCGAAGTTCGTAAGTTCGCTTAA
- the lspA gene encoding signal peptidase II: MSETAITFRQSGVRWLWLAVVIFIADISIKLVVMDNMGYGWANRIEILPFFNLLYVHNYGAAFSFLSDQAGWQRWLFTGIAFVVTGMLTYWMSKLPAKEKWNNIAYAMIIGGAVGNVFDRVVHGFVVDYLDFYWGNYHWPAFNLADMAICIGAAMIIIDSFRNKEQK; the protein is encoded by the coding sequence ATGAGCGAAACGGCAATCACATTTCGACAATCAGGTGTACGCTGGCTTTGGCTAGCGGTGGTGATTTTTATTGCTGATATCAGCATCAAGCTCGTAGTCATGGATAACATGGGTTACGGTTGGGCAAATCGAATTGAAATCTTGCCATTCTTCAATTTGCTCTACGTCCATAACTATGGTGCAGCATTTAGCTTCTTAAGCGACCAGGCAGGTTGGCAGCGCTGGCTGTTCACCGGCATCGCGTTTGTCGTCACCGGTATGCTAACGTACTGGATGAGCAAGCTTCCGGCAAAAGAGAAGTGGAACAACATTGCGTATGCCATGATCATCGGCGGCGCAGTAGGTAATGTCTTTGACCGCGTAGTTCATGGCTTTGTTGTCGACTACTTGGACTTCTACTGGGGCAACTATCATTGGCCTGCTTTCAACCTAGCAGACATGGCGATCTGTATTGGTGCGGCGATGATTATTATCGATAGCTTTCGCAATAAAGAGCAAAAGTAG
- the fkpB gene encoding FKBP-type peptidyl-prolyl cis-trans isomerase, which produces MSIISQDSAVTLHFTIKLSDGSVADSTHNMGKPAKFIIGDGSLSDNFEKCLVGLTSGDNKAIELKAADAFGMPNPDNVHHMDRAKFVGDSEVEVGTIMAFSGPDGMEIPGIITDIAGDSVTVDFNHPLAGQDVTFEVEILEVE; this is translated from the coding sequence GTGAGCATCATTTCCCAAGATAGCGCTGTCACCCTACATTTCACCATCAAGCTGAGCGATGGCTCAGTAGCCGACAGCACCCATAATATGGGTAAGCCTGCCAAATTTATTATTGGTGACGGTAGCTTAAGTGACAATTTTGAAAAATGCTTGGTGGGTTTGACGTCTGGTGACAACAAAGCCATTGAGTTAAAAGCCGCAGATGCGTTTGGTATGCCAAACCCAGACAATGTTCACCATATGGATCGCGCAAAGTTTGTAGGTGACTCTGAGGTTGAAGTCGGTACAATAATGGCCTTCTCAGGTCCTGATGGCATGGAGATCCCTGGTATCATTACGGATATTGCGGGCGATTCGGTAACGGTGGACTTTAATCACCCGTTAGCAGGCCAAGATGTCACCTTTGAAGTTGAAATTCTCGAAGTAGAATAA